In Melospiza georgiana isolate bMelGeo1 chromosome 15, bMelGeo1.pri, whole genome shotgun sequence, one genomic interval encodes:
- the LOC131089735 gene encoding uncharacterized protein LOC131089735 isoform X25 produces MTPQSLDCSDPFSSQAPGCWGTAGAASALESALCCQAGHGGQGWTGMDRTRGTGMDWDGQERTGGQGWTGMDRTWGTGMDRTRGTGMDRDGQDTMYMEHTGWTGHGIPWIVQDMMHTGCTGCDTWGLYRTWSSMGWTGHRAHTLHSTECHTEPRTVSHTAQDSVTHCTRCHTQPRTVSHTAQDSVTQSPGRCHTLHKVSHRAQDSVTQSPGQCHTEPRMVSHTAQDSVTHCTRCHTQPRTVSHTAQDSVTHSTGQCHTQHRVSHRAQDSVTHCTAQSVTQSPGQCHTQHRTVSHTAQGVTQSPGRCHTHSRTVSHCPAQAEPGQLPGCRGTKASLAPAGPGTAPAAPTPQTLPEGLLQHTTDSLQELLQTLATNESTITELCVNY; encoded by the exons ATGACACCTCAGAGTCTGGACTGCAGTGACCCCTTCTCCTCACAGGcccctgggtgctgggggactgcaggagcagcctcagctctggagtcagccctgtgctgccaggcaggacacgggggacagggatggactgggatggacaggacacgggggacagggatggactgggatggacaggagaggacagggggacagggatggactgggatggacaggacatgggggacagggatggacaggacacgggggacagggat ggacagggatggacaggaCACGATGTACATGGAGCACACAGGATGGACAGGACATGGAATTCCATGGATTGTACAGGACATGATGCACACAGGCTGTACAGGATGTGACACATGGGGACTGTACAGGACATGGAGTTCCATGGGCTGGACaggacacagagcacacacactgcacagcacagagtgtcacacagagcccaggacagtgtcacacacagcccaggacaGTGTCACACACTGCACaaggtgtcacacacagcccaggacagtgtcacacacagcccaggacagtgtcacacagagcccaggacgGTGTCACACACTGCACAAGGTgtcacacagagcccaggaca GTgtcacacagagcccaggacagtgtcacacagagcccaggatggtgtcacacacagcccaggacaGTGTCACACACTGCACaaggtgtcacacacagcccaggacagtgtcacacacagcccaggaca gtgtcacacacagcacaggacagtgtcacacacagcacagggtgtcacacagagcacaggacaGTGTCACACACTG cacagcacagagtgtcacacagagcccaggacagtgtcacacacagcacaggacagtgtcacacacagcacagggtgtcacacagagcccaggacgGTGTCACACACATTCCAGGACAGTGTcacactgcccagcacaggcagagcccgggcagctcccaggctgcagaggaactAAAGCAAGCCTGGCCCCTGCTGGCCCCGGGacggctcctgctgccccaacACCACAAACTCTGCCTGAAGGGCTCCTTCAGCACACCACAGACTCACTGCAAGAGCTGCTTCAAACATTAGCCACTAATGAGTCAACAATTACAGAACTCTGcgttaattattaa
- the LOC131089735 gene encoding uncharacterized protein LOC131089735 isoform X46 codes for MTPQSLDCSDPFSSQAPGCWGTAGAASALESALCCQAGHGGQGWTGMDRTRGTGMDWDGQERTGGQGWTGMDRTWGTGMDRTRGTGMDRDGQDTMYMEHTGWTGHGIPWIVQDMMHTGCTGCDTWGLYRTWSSMGWTGHRAHTLHSTECHTEPRTVSHTAQDSVTHCTRCHTQPRTVSHTAQDSVTQSPGRCHTLHKVSHRAQDSVTQSPGQCHTEPRMVSHTAQDSVTHCTRCHTQPRTVSHTAQDSVTHSTGCHTHSRTVSHTAQDSVTHSPGQCHTEPRTVSHTAQGVTHSTGWCHTEHRTVSHTAQGVTHSTGQCHT; via the exons ATGACACCTCAGAGTCTGGACTGCAGTGACCCCTTCTCCTCACAGGcccctgggtgctgggggactgcaggagcagcctcagctctggagtcagccctgtgctgccaggcaggacacgggggacagggatggactgggatggacaggacacgggggacagggatggactgggatggacaggagaggacagggggacagggatggactgggatggacaggacatgggggacagggatggacaggacacgggggacagggat ggacagggatggacaggaCACGATGTACATGGAGCACACAGGATGGACAGGACATGGAATTCCATGGATTGTACAGGACATGATGCACACAGGCTGTACAGGATGTGACACATGGGGACTGTACAGGACATGGAGTTCCATGGGCTGGACaggacacagagcacacacactgcacagcacagagtgtcacacagagcccaggacagtgtcacacacagcccaggacaGTGTCACACACTGCACaaggtgtcacacacagcccaggacagtgtcacacacagcccaggacagtgtcacacagagcccaggacgGTGTCACACACTGCACAAGGTgtcacacagagcccaggaca GTgtcacacagagcccaggacagtgtcacacagagcccaggatggtgtcacacacagcccaggacaGTGTCACACACTGCACaaggtgtcacacacagcccaggacagtgtcacacacagcccaggacagtgtcacacacagcacagggtgTCACACACATTCCAGgacagtgtcacacacagcacaggacagtgtcacacacagcccaggacagtgtcacacagagcccaggacggtgtcacacacagcacagggtgtcacacacagcacagggt ggtgtcacacagagcacaggacaGTGTCACACACTGCACaaggtgtcacacacagcacaggacagTGTCACACATAG
- the LOC131089735 gene encoding mucin-12-like isoform X2, protein MTPQSLDCSDPFSSQAPGCWGTAGAASALESALCCQAGHGGQGWTGMDRTRGTGMDWDGQERTGGQGWTGMDRTWGTGMDRTRGTGMDRDGQDTMYMEHTGWTGHGIPWIVQDMMHTGCTGCDTWGLYRTWSSMGWTGHRAHTLHSTECHTEPRTVSHTAQDSVTHCTRCHTQPRTVSHTAQDSVTQSPGRCHTEPRTVSHRAQDGVTHSPGQCHTLHKVSHTAQDSVTHSPGQCHTQHRVSHTFQDSVTHSTGQCHTQPRTVSHRAQDGVTHSTGCHTQHRVSHTAQGVTHSTGQCHTQHRVSHRAQDSVTHCTAQSVTQSPGQCHTQHRTVSHTAQGVTQSPGRCHTHSRTVSHCPAQAEPGQLPGCRGTKASLAPAGPGTAPAAPTPQTLPEGLLQHTTDSLQELLQTLATNESTITELCVNY, encoded by the exons ATGACACCTCAGAGTCTGGACTGCAGTGACCCCTTCTCCTCACAGGcccctgggtgctgggggactgcaggagcagcctcagctctggagtcagccctgtgctgccaggcaggacacgggggacagggatggactgggatggacaggacacgggggacagggatggactgggatggacaggagaggacagggggacagggatggactgggatggacaggacatgggggacagggatggacaggacacgggggacagggat ggacagggatggacaggaCACGATGTACATGGAGCACACAGGATGGACAGGACATGGAATTCCATGGATTGTACAGGACATGATGCACACAGGCTGTACAGGATGTGACACATGGGGACTGTACAGGACATGGAGTTCCATGGGCTGGACaggacacagagcacacacactgcacagcacagagtgtcacacagagcccaggacagtgtcacacacagcccaggacaGTGTCACACACTGCACaaggtgtcacacacagcccaggacagtgtcacacacagcccaggacagtgtcacacagagcccaggacg GTgtcacacagagcccaggacagtgtcacacagagcccaggatggtgtcacacacagcccaggacaGTGTCACACACTGCACaaggtgtcacacacagcccaggacagtgtcacacacagcccaggacagtgtcacacacagcacagggtgTCACACACATTCCAGgacagtgtcacacacagcacaggacagtgtcacacacagcccaggacagtgtcacacagagcccaggacggtgtcacacacagcacagggtgtcacacacagcacagggtgTCACACACTGCACaaggtgtcacacacagcacaggacagtgtcacacacagcacagggtgtcacacagagcacaggacaGTGTCACACACTG cacagcacagagtgtcacacagagcccaggacagtgtcacacacagcacaggacagtgtcacacacagcacagggtgtcacacagagcccaggacgGTGTCACACACATTCCAGGACAGTGTcacactgcccagcacaggcagagcccgggcagctcccaggctgcagaggaactAAAGCAAGCCTGGCCCCTGCTGGCCCCGGGacggctcctgctgccccaacACCACAAACTCTGCCTGAAGGGCTCCTTCAGCACACCACAGACTCACTGCAAGAGCTGCTTCAAACATTAGCCACTAATGAGTCAACAATTACAGAACTCTGcgttaattattaa
- the LOC131089735 gene encoding uncharacterized protein LOC131089735 isoform X3 yields MTPQSLDCSDPFSSQAPGCWGTAGAASALESALCCQAGHGGQGWTGMDRTRGTGMDWDGQERTGGQGWTGMDRTWGTGMDRTRGTGMDRDGQDTMYMEHTGWTGHGIPWIVQDMMHTGCTGCDTWGLYRTWSSMGWTGHRAHTLHSTECHTEPRTVSHTAQDSVTHCTRCHTQPRTVSHTAQDSVTQSPGRCHTLHKVSHRAQDSVTQSPGQCHTEPRMVSHTAQDSVTHCTRCHTQPRTVSHTAQDSVTHSTGCHTHSRTVSHTAQDSVTHSPGQCHTQHRVSHTAQGVTHSTGQCHTQHRVSHRAQDSVTHCTAQSVTQSPGQCHTQHRTVSHTAQGVTQSPGRCHTHSRTVSHCPAQAEPGQLPGCRGTKASLAPAGPGTAPAAPTPQTLPEGLLQHTTDSLQELLQTLATNESTITELCVNY; encoded by the exons ATGACACCTCAGAGTCTGGACTGCAGTGACCCCTTCTCCTCACAGGcccctgggtgctgggggactgcaggagcagcctcagctctggagtcagccctgtgctgccaggcaggacacgggggacagggatggactgggatggacaggacacgggggacagggatggactgggatggacaggagaggacagggggacagggatggactgggatggacaggacatgggggacagggatggacaggacacgggggacagggat ggacagggatggacaggaCACGATGTACATGGAGCACACAGGATGGACAGGACATGGAATTCCATGGATTGTACAGGACATGATGCACACAGGCTGTACAGGATGTGACACATGGGGACTGTACAGGACATGGAGTTCCATGGGCTGGACaggacacagagcacacacactgcacagcacagagtgtcacacagagcccaggacagtgtcacacacagcccaggacaGTGTCACACACTGCACaaggtgtcacacacagcccaggacagtgtcacacacagcccaggacagtgtcacacagagcccaggacgGTGTCACACACTGCACAAGGTgtcacacagagcccaggaca GTgtcacacagagcccaggacagtgtcacacagagcccaggatggtgtcacacacagcccaggacaGTGTCACACACTGCACaaggtgtcacacacagcccaggacagtgtcacacacagcccaggacagtgtcacacacagcacagggtgTCACACACATTCCAGgacagtgtcacacacagcacaggacagtgtcacacacagcccaggaca gtgtcacacacagcacagggtgTCACACACTGCACaaggtgtcacacacagcacaggacagtgtcacacacagcacagggtgtcacacagagcacaggacaGTGTCACACACTG cacagcacagagtgtcacacagagcccaggacagtgtcacacacagcacaggacagtgtcacacacagcacagggtgtcacacagagcccaggacgGTGTCACACACATTCCAGGACAGTGTcacactgcccagcacaggcagagcccgggcagctcccaggctgcagaggaactAAAGCAAGCCTGGCCCCTGCTGGCCCCGGGacggctcctgctgccccaacACCACAAACTCTGCCTGAAGGGCTCCTTCAGCACACCACAGACTCACTGCAAGAGCTGCTTCAAACATTAGCCACTAATGAGTCAACAATTACAGAACTCTGcgttaattattaa
- the LOC131089735 gene encoding mucin-12-like isoform X16 translates to MTPQSLDCSDPFSSQAPGCWGTAGAASALESALCCQAGHGGQGWTGMDRTRGTGMDWDGQERTGGQGWTGMDRTWGTGMDRTRGTGMDRDGQDTMYMEHTGWTGHGIPWIVQDMMHTGCTGCDTWGLYRTWSSMGWTGHRAHTLHSTECHTEPRTVSHTAQDSVTHCTRCHTQPRTVSHTAQDSVTQSPGRCHTLHKVSHRAQDSVTQSPGQCHTEPRMVSHTAQDSVTHCTRCHTQPRTVSHTAQDSVTHSTGCHTHSRTVSHTAQDSVTHSPGQCHTEPRTVSHTAQGSVTQSPGQCHTQHRTVSHTAQGVTQSPGRCHTHSRTVSHCPAQAEPGQLPGCRGTKASLAPAGPGTAPAAPTPQTLPEGLLQHTTDSLQELLQTLATNESTITELCVNY, encoded by the exons ATGACACCTCAGAGTCTGGACTGCAGTGACCCCTTCTCCTCACAGGcccctgggtgctgggggactgcaggagcagcctcagctctggagtcagccctgtgctgccaggcaggacacgggggacagggatggactgggatggacaggacacgggggacagggatggactgggatggacaggagaggacagggggacagggatggactgggatggacaggacatgggggacagggatggacaggacacgggggacagggat ggacagggatggacaggaCACGATGTACATGGAGCACACAGGATGGACAGGACATGGAATTCCATGGATTGTACAGGACATGATGCACACAGGCTGTACAGGATGTGACACATGGGGACTGTACAGGACATGGAGTTCCATGGGCTGGACaggacacagagcacacacactgcacagcacagagtgtcacacagagcccaggacagtgtcacacacagcccaggacaGTGTCACACACTGCACaaggtgtcacacacagcccaggacagtgtcacacacagcccaggacagtgtcacacagagcccaggacgGTGTCACACACTGCACAAGGTgtcacacagagcccaggaca GTgtcacacagagcccaggacagtgtcacacagagcccaggatggtgtcacacacagcccaggacaGTGTCACACACTGCACaaggtgtcacacacagcccaggacagtgtcacacacagcccaggacagtgtcacacacagcacagggtgTCACACACATTCCAGgacagtgtcacacacagcacaggacagtgtcacacacagcccaggacagtgtcacacagagcccaggacggtgtcacacacagcacagggt agtgtcacacagagcccaggacagtgtcacacacagcacaggacagtgtcacacacagcacagggtgtcacacagagcccaggacgGTGTCACACACATTCCAGGACAGTGTcacactgcccagcacaggcagagcccgggcagctcccaggctgcagaggaactAAAGCAAGCCTGGCCCCTGCTGGCCCCGGGacggctcctgctgccccaacACCACAAACTCTGCCTGAAGGGCTCCTTCAGCACACCACAGACTCACTGCAAGAGCTGCTTCAAACATTAGCCACTAATGAGTCAACAATTACAGAACTCTGcgttaattattaa
- the LOC131089735 gene encoding uncharacterized protein LOC131089735 isoform X12 yields the protein MTPQSLDCSDPFSSQAPGCWGTAGAASALESALCCQAGHGGQGWTGMDRTRGTGMDWDGQERTGGQGWTGMDRTWGTGMDRTRGTGMDRDGQDTMYMEHTGWTGHGIPWIVQDMMHTGCTGCDTWGLYRTWSSMGWTGHRAHTLHSTECHTEPRTVSHTAQDSVTHCTRCHTQPRTVSHTAQDSVTQSPGRCHTEPRTVSHRAQDGVTHSPGQCHTLHKVSHTAQDSVTHSPGQCHTQHRVSHTFQDSVTHSTGQCHTQPRTVSHRAQDGVTHSTGCHTQHRVVSHRAQDSVTHCTAQSVTQSPGQCHTQHRTVSHTAQGVTQSPGRCHTHSRTVSHCPAQAEPGQLPGCRGTKASLAPAGPGTAPAAPTPQTLPEGLLQHTTDSLQELLQTLATNESTITELCVNY from the exons ATGACACCTCAGAGTCTGGACTGCAGTGACCCCTTCTCCTCACAGGcccctgggtgctgggggactgcaggagcagcctcagctctggagtcagccctgtgctgccaggcaggacacgggggacagggatggactgggatggacaggacacgggggacagggatggactgggatggacaggagaggacagggggacagggatggactgggatggacaggacatgggggacagggatggacaggacacgggggacagggat ggacagggatggacaggaCACGATGTACATGGAGCACACAGGATGGACAGGACATGGAATTCCATGGATTGTACAGGACATGATGCACACAGGCTGTACAGGATGTGACACATGGGGACTGTACAGGACATGGAGTTCCATGGGCTGGACaggacacagagcacacacactgcacagcacagagtgtcacacagagcccaggacagtgtcacacacagcccaggacaGTGTCACACACTGCACaaggtgtcacacacagcccaggacagtgtcacacacagcccaggacagtgtcacacagagcccaggacg GTgtcacacagagcccaggacagtgtcacacagagcccaggatggtgtcacacacagcccaggacaGTGTCACACACTGCACaaggtgtcacacacagcccaggacagtgtcacacacagcccaggacagtgtcacacacagcacagggtgTCACACACATTCCAGgacagtgtcacacacagcacaggacagtgtcacacacagcccaggacagtgtcacacagagcccaggacggtgtcacacacagcacagggtgtcacacacagcacagggt ggtgtcacacagagcacaggacaGTGTCACACACTG cacagcacagagtgtcacacagagcccaggacagtgtcacacacagcacaggacagtgtcacacacagcacagggtgtcacacagagcccaggacgGTGTCACACACATTCCAGGACAGTGTcacactgcccagcacaggcagagcccgggcagctcccaggctgcagaggaactAAAGCAAGCCTGGCCCCTGCTGGCCCCGGGacggctcctgctgccccaacACCACAAACTCTGCCTGAAGGGCTCCTTCAGCACACCACAGACTCACTGCAAGAGCTGCTTCAAACATTAGCCACTAATGAGTCAACAATTACAGAACTCTGcgttaattattaa
- the LOC131089735 gene encoding uncharacterized protein LOC131089735 isoform X17 produces the protein MTPQSLDCSDPFSSQAPGCWGTAGAASALESALCCQAGHGGQGWTGMDRTRGTGMDWDGQERTGGQGWTGMDRTWGTGMDRTRGTGMDRDGQDTMYMEHTGWTGHGIPWIVQDMMHTGCTGCDTWGLYRTWSSMGWTGHRAHTLHSTECHTEPRTVSHTAQDSVTHCTRCHTQPRTVSHTAQDSVTQSPGRCHTLHKVSHRAQDSVTQSPGQCHTEPRMVSHTAQDSVTHCTRCHTQPRTVSHTAQDSVTHSTGCHTHSRTVSHTAQDSVTHSPGQCHTEPRTVSHTAQDSVTHSTGQCHTQHRVSHRAQDSVTHSTGQCHTQHRVSHRAQDGVTHIPGQCHTAQHRQSPGSSQAAEELKQAWPLLAPGRLLLPQHHKLCLKGSFSTPQTHCKSCFKH, from the exons ATGACACCTCAGAGTCTGGACTGCAGTGACCCCTTCTCCTCACAGGcccctgggtgctgggggactgcaggagcagcctcagctctggagtcagccctgtgctgccaggcaggacacgggggacagggatggactgggatggacaggacacgggggacagggatggactgggatggacaggagaggacagggggacagggatggactgggatggacaggacatgggggacagggatggacaggacacgggggacagggat ggacagggatggacaggaCACGATGTACATGGAGCACACAGGATGGACAGGACATGGAATTCCATGGATTGTACAGGACATGATGCACACAGGCTGTACAGGATGTGACACATGGGGACTGTACAGGACATGGAGTTCCATGGGCTGGACaggacacagagcacacacactgcacagcacagagtgtcacacagagcccaggacagtgtcacacacagcccaggacaGTGTCACACACTGCACaaggtgtcacacacagcccaggacagtgtcacacacagcccaggacagtgtcacacagagcccaggacgGTGTCACACACTGCACAAGGTgtcacacagagcccaggaca GTgtcacacagagcccaggacagtgtcacacagagcccaggatggtgtcacacacagcccaggacaGTGTCACACACTGCACaaggtgtcacacacagcccaggacagtgtcacacacagcccaggacagtgtcacacacagcacagggtgTCACACACATTCCAGgacagtgtcacacacagcacaggacagtgtcacacacagcccaggacagtgtcacacagagcccaggacg gtgtcacacacagcacaggacagTGTCACACATAGCACAGgacagtgtcacacacagcacagagtgtcacacagagcccaggacagtgtcacacacagcacaggacagtgtcacacacagcacagggtgtcacacagagcccaggacgGTGTCACACACATTCCAGGACAGTGTcacactgcccagcacaggcagagcccgggcagctcccaggctgcagaggaactAAAGCAAGCCTGGCCCCTGCTGGCCCCGGGacggctcctgctgccccaacACCACAAACTCTGCCTGAAGGGCTCCTTCAGCACACCACAGACTCACTGCAAGAGCTGCTTCAAACATTAG
- the LOC131089735 gene encoding uncharacterized protein LOC131089735 isoform X47, producing the protein MTPQSLDCSDPFSSQAPGCWGTAGAASALESALCCQAGHGGQGWTGMDRTRGTGMDWDGQERTGGQGWTGMDRTWGTGMDRTRGTGMDRDGQDTMYMEHTGWTGHGIPWIVQDMMHTGCTGCDTWGLYRTWSSMGWTGHRAHTLHSTECHTEPRTVSHTAQDSVTHCTRCHTQPRTVSHTAQDSVTQSPGRCHTLHKVSHRAQDSVTQSPGQCHTEPRMVSHTAQDSVTHCTRCHTQPRTVSHTAQDSVTHSTGCHTHSRTVSHTAQDSVTHSPGQCHTEPRTVSHTAQDSVTHSTGCHTEHRTVSHTAQGVTHSTGQCHT; encoded by the exons ATGACACCTCAGAGTCTGGACTGCAGTGACCCCTTCTCCTCACAGGcccctgggtgctgggggactgcaggagcagcctcagctctggagtcagccctgtgctgccaggcaggacacgggggacagggatggactgggatggacaggacacgggggacagggatggactgggatggacaggagaggacagggggacagggatggactgggatggacaggacatgggggacagggatggacaggacacgggggacagggat ggacagggatggacaggaCACGATGTACATGGAGCACACAGGATGGACAGGACATGGAATTCCATGGATTGTACAGGACATGATGCACACAGGCTGTACAGGATGTGACACATGGGGACTGTACAGGACATGGAGTTCCATGGGCTGGACaggacacagagcacacacactgcacagcacagagtgtcacacagagcccaggacagtgtcacacacagcccaggacaGTGTCACACACTGCACaaggtgtcacacacagcccaggacagtgtcacacacagcccaggacagtgtcacacagagcccaggacgGTGTCACACACTGCACAAGGTgtcacacagagcccaggaca GTgtcacacagagcccaggacagtgtcacacagagcccaggatggtgtcacacacagcccaggacaGTGTCACACACTGCACaaggtgtcacacacagcccaggacagtgtcacacacagcccaggacagtgtcacacacagcacagggtgTCACACACATTCCAGgacagtgtcacacacagcacaggacagtgtcacacacagcccaggacagtgtcacacagagcccaggacg gtgtcacacacagcacaggacagtgtcacacacagcacagggtgtcacacagagcacaggacaGTGTCACACACTGCACaaggtgtcacacacagcacaggacagTGTCACACATAG
- the LOC131089735 gene encoding uncharacterized protein LOC131089735 isoform X6, which produces MTPQSLDCSDPFSSQAPGCWGTAGAASALESALCCQAGHGGQGWTGMDRTRGTGMDWDGQERTGGQGWTGMDRTWGTGMDRTRGTGMDRDGQDTMYMEHTGWTGHGIPWIVQDMMHTGCTGCDTWGLYRTWSSMGWTGHRAHTLHSTECHTEPRTVSHTAQDSVTHCTRCHTQPRTVSHTAQDSVTQSPGRCHTLHKVSHRAQDSVTQSPGQCHTEPRMVSHTAQDSVTHCTRCHTQPRTVSHTAQDSVTHSTGCHTHSRTVSHTAQDSVTHSPGQCHTQHRTVSHTAQGVTQSTGQCHTLHKVSHTAQDSVTHSTGQCHTQHRVSHRAQDSVTHSTGQCHTQHRVSHRAQDGVTHIPGQCHTAQHRQSPGSSQAAEELKQAWPLLAPGRLLLPQHHKLCLKGSFSTPQTHCKSCFKH; this is translated from the exons ATGACACCTCAGAGTCTGGACTGCAGTGACCCCTTCTCCTCACAGGcccctgggtgctgggggactgcaggagcagcctcagctctggagtcagccctgtgctgccaggcaggacacgggggacagggatggactgggatggacaggacacgggggacagggatggactgggatggacaggagaggacagggggacagggatggactgggatggacaggacatgggggacagggatggacaggacacgggggacagggat ggacagggatggacaggaCACGATGTACATGGAGCACACAGGATGGACAGGACATGGAATTCCATGGATTGTACAGGACATGATGCACACAGGCTGTACAGGATGTGACACATGGGGACTGTACAGGACATGGAGTTCCATGGGCTGGACaggacacagagcacacacactgcacagcacagagtgtcacacagagcccaggacagtgtcacacacagcccaggacaGTGTCACACACTGCACaaggtgtcacacacagcccaggacagtgtcacacacagcccaggacagtgtcacacagagcccaggacgGTGTCACACACTGCACAAGGTgtcacacagagcccaggaca GTgtcacacagagcccaggacagtgtcacacagagcccaggatggtgtcacacacagcccaggacaGTGTCACACACTGCACaaggtgtcacacacagcccaggacagtgtcacacacagcccaggacagtgtcacacacagcacagggtgTCACACACATTCCAGgacagtgtcacacacagcacaggacagtgtcacacacagcccaggaca gtgtcacacacagcacaggacagtgtcacacacagcacagggtgtcacacagagcacaggacaGTGTCACACACTGCACaaggtgtcacacacagcacaggacagTGTCACACATAGCACAGgacagtgtcacacacagcacagagtgtcacacagagcccaggacagtgtcacacacagcacaggacagtgtcacacacagcacagggtgtcacacagagcccaggacgGTGTCACACACATTCCAGGACAGTGTcacactgcccagcacaggcagagcccgggcagctcccaggctgcagaggaactAAAGCAAGCCTGGCCCCTGCTGGCCCCGGGacggctcctgctgccccaacACCACAAACTCTGCCTGAAGGGCTCCTTCAGCACACCACAGACTCACTGCAAGAGCTGCTTCAAACATTAG